Proteins co-encoded in one Plectropomus leopardus isolate mb chromosome 14, YSFRI_Pleo_2.0, whole genome shotgun sequence genomic window:
- the dusp23b gene encoding dual specificity protein phosphatase 23b isoform X1 → MAWSIFQDLFNSLKSLISMAFNAPHNFSWVEPNKLAGLALPRMTAEYQYLLDNGIKHLVCLCERKPPNHDTCPKLKLHHIKIPDFTAPSPSQIERFLSIVEEANSKGEGVAVHCMHGHGRTGTVLACYLVKTRKISGIDAIKEIRRLRHGSIETHEQEKAVVQFYQRTK, encoded by the exons ATGGCCTGGTCAATTTTCCAGGATTTATTCAACTCTTTGAAAAG TTTGATCAGCATGGCCTTCAACGCTCCACACAATTTCTCCTGGGTTGAGCCGAACAAACTGGCCGGACTGGCACTACCCAGGATGACAGCGGAGTACCAGTACCTGCTGGACAACGGTATCAAACACCTGGTTTGCCTGTGTGAGAGAAAACCACCGAACCACGACACGTGCCCAAAGTTAAAGCTGCACCACATCAAGATACCAGACTTCACTGCTCCTTCACCAAGTCAGATTGAAAGATTCCTCTCCATTGTAGAAGAGGCCAACTCCAAGGGGGAG GGTGTGGCGGTTCACTGCATGCACGGTCATGGCAGAACAGGCACCGTGCTGGCCTGCTACCTGGTGAAGACGAGGAAGATTTCGGGGATCGATGCCATTAAAGAGATTCGAAGACTGCGACACGGCTCCATTGAAACTCACGAGCAAGAGAAAGCTGTGGTGCAGTTTTATCAGCGTACAAAGTAA
- the dusp23b gene encoding dual specificity protein phosphatase 23b isoform X2 translates to MAFNAPHNFSWVEPNKLAGLALPRMTAEYQYLLDNGIKHLVCLCERKPPNHDTCPKLKLHHIKIPDFTAPSPSQIERFLSIVEEANSKGEGVAVHCMHGHGRTGTVLACYLVKTRKISGIDAIKEIRRLRHGSIETHEQEKAVVQFYQRTK, encoded by the exons ATGGCCTTCAACGCTCCACACAATTTCTCCTGGGTTGAGCCGAACAAACTGGCCGGACTGGCACTACCCAGGATGACAGCGGAGTACCAGTACCTGCTGGACAACGGTATCAAACACCTGGTTTGCCTGTGTGAGAGAAAACCACCGAACCACGACACGTGCCCAAAGTTAAAGCTGCACCACATCAAGATACCAGACTTCACTGCTCCTTCACCAAGTCAGATTGAAAGATTCCTCTCCATTGTAGAAGAGGCCAACTCCAAGGGGGAG GGTGTGGCGGTTCACTGCATGCACGGTCATGGCAGAACAGGCACCGTGCTGGCCTGCTACCTGGTGAAGACGAGGAAGATTTCGGGGATCGATGCCATTAAAGAGATTCGAAGACTGCGACACGGCTCCATTGAAACTCACGAGCAAGAGAAAGCTGTGGTGCAGTTTTATCAGCGTACAAAGTAA